The segment TGCCAATGGGCCTTACTCCACCGCGTCGGAAGCGGCCTCGTGTCGGCGTATGTCGTCGGTTGACCGGCGGCTGGTCAGGTCGGTGCTCCGCTTGCGCAACTGGCGGTCCAGTTTGTCGATGAGCTGGTCGATCGCATTGTAGGCGTCGTCGCTGTCAGCCGACACGTGGCGATCAGTGCCGCCGATCTCGATGTGGCCTTTTGCCTCGAAGCGCGTGTGGCCATCGGCCCGGTGAGGCGCCACGTCGATGCGGACGCGCACGATGCGCGGTTCATGGCGAAGGAGCCGTTCAGCCTTGGTGGTGATCGTCGACTTCATGGCCTCGGTCAGTTCGAGGTGAATGCCGCGAATGATTAACTTTCCGTCGAGATTAAGCGCATGATCAGACTTCATGATTTTGGGCGACTCCACCTTACGATCATCATCTCCCCTAGGGCAACCTCGGATGACGTGGCATGAGAAAGTTTCGTCCTTTGAAGCTGTTGCGACGATCGCTTCGTGGGGTGCCGGATTTTCCGTGCGACGCTCCGGCGCTGGCCCGCGAATGGGGAGAAAATGCGCGTTGCCCGGCTATCGGGAATTTGCAGAAGCCGGTGGCGACACCGGGGGCAGGGCGGCTTGGAGTGTTTGAAACCGCTGACGCTTTGCGGGGTCGGTCGTCACGCGCAGGCCGATTCCGGCAAGCACTGCGGCGTCTTCGAGATAGCCGTACTGCTGCTTCAAGAGGGCAGCCTGGTAGATCCAGTCCGGGCGTTTCAGGAAGTGGCGCACGCCTTCATCCACCACGGCGAGATTCGCCGCGGTGGGTGGCGTATCCGATTCTGCCCAGACTGTGGCTATCATTTCGTACACTTCCGGCAGAGCAGGGGGTTGCCCGCGGGCGACGAAGAGGGGTTCGAGAATATCACTGACCTGGGTCGTGCTCAGCCGCTGGCGGGCGCCCAACGGGTGTTTCATGGCCTCATTGTAACGCAGTTGGGCCAGTTCAAGATAGGCGCGGGGGCGGTTCACCTTCTCCCTGGCGGCGGCTTCGAGGAACTTTCGTGCGCGCGCCGTTTCGCCTTCGGAGTATTCAAACATGCCCAGCGAGGCGAGCAGTTGAGGGTCCCGCGATCCGCGGATGTAGGGCGCGATCAACGCCATCCGCGCCGCAGCCTTGTTGCCCGCCATGCGAAGCGCCTCGCCCTTGATGCGGCCGACCTCCGCATCGGTGGCATCGCGAAACACCGGCTTCGGTGGAGGCTCCAGCTTTGTCCCCTTTTTTGCCTGGAACACCACCGCCTTGTAGGCGGTGAAGTCAACGTAGCCACGGATCTGCAGGAGCATCTGCTTGTAGGTCATGCCAAAGCATTCCTTGAACAGATCCTCGGAGGGCGGGCGGCCGCCAAGCCGTGAAAGAAACGTGAGCAGTCCCTTCTGATATTTTCCCTGGTTGCCGTAGAGGCACAGGTGGACGAACGCATAGGACTGCTTGGCCCAGAGGCTCCCGAGCGGCCTGCGCGCGGTCGGCGAGTCCCGGTCGACGCTGAACATCTCCTGCAGCGGCATCAGCGCACGGCGGTGGAGAGCCCGGTTGAAATCGCGATCCTCGATGGAGCCGTCGATCGATACTTCGTTGGGATCTTCGACTTTGCCGATGACGATGCGGGTGGGGGAAAACTCCATTCGCATGAAAATCTGCGACAGCCCTTCCTCCATCCACGCAGGCAGCCGGGGCTGTGACTGCGCCAGGACAAAGCGGATGTATTCGCGATAAAGCTGCCGGTAATGATCGACCACGAAATTCGGCATGCCGCGGAAGATCGTGGCGTCTGCGCCTTCGGACCCAGGA is part of the Opitutaceae bacterium genome and harbors:
- the raiA gene encoding ribosome-associated translation inhibitor RaiA — translated: MKSDHALNLDGKLIIRGIHLELTEAMKSTITTKAERLLRHEPRIVRVRIDVAPHRADGHTRFEAKGHIEIGGTDRHVSADSDDAYNAIDQLIDKLDRQLRKRSTDLTSRRSTDDIRRHEAASDAVE